The genomic window TACATAAATGAGTGCACCTATTTACCTGGCATTGATCCATTATCCGGTGGTCAATAAGAACGGGCAGATCACAGGATCAGCCCTGACCAACATGGACCTGCATGACATTGCCAGGGCGGGCCGGACATTCGGGGTAAAGGCATATTATGTGGTTACCCCATATGAAGATCAACAAAACCTGGCTGTCCAGATTATGGATCACTGGACTCATGGCCACGGAGGGAGGGTTAATCCGGCCAGAAAGTCCGCCCTTGAACGCGTCAGGGTGGCAAAGACATTTGAAGCAGCCTGCAATGATATCGAAATTGAACAGGGGGCGGGTGTGGTAAAAGTAGCTACCAGCGCCAGCAGTCGGTGCGCCACGCGTAGTTGCAGACAGCTTGGACAGGAATTAATGATGAACAATGTCCCCCATGTGCTTGTCTTGGGCACGGCATGGGGACTGGCACCGGAAGTGATGGACCAGTGTGATCATATCCTTGAACCCATACGGGGTTCAGGATCATATAATCACTTAAGCGTCCGCTCCGCCGCATCCATATACTTAGACAGATTAATAAACGTAGACAGATTAATAAACGGCTAAATATAGAAGGAAAAAAACATGACAGCAAACCTAATCCAAAAAATTGAAAGAGAACAGATGCGCCTTGACATCCCTGATTTCGACTCCGGGGATACCATAAAGGTCCATGTAAAAATCAGGGAAGGTGAAAAGGAGCGTATCCAGGTCTTCCAAGGCGTGGTGATCAAAAAAACCAAAGGTCTTTCCAGCGCCCGGTTTACCGTGAGAAAAATTTCCGGCGGCGTGGGTGTTGAAAGAATTTTCCCCCTATATTCTCCTGCCATTGACAAAATTGAAGTTGTTACCCGGGGACGTGTAAGAAGATCTAAACTTTACTATCTGAGAAACCTTCGCGGCAAAGCTGCAAGAATCAAAGAAAAACGCTTTGCCTGATATCCACCACAGCCTTTCAGCCGACATGCTGTTTTATGAAAAACAGGCGATGTTGGACGGATATAAAGTGATTGCAGGTGTTGATGAGGCCGGCAGGGGACCCCTTGCCGGCCCTGTCGTGTCTGCAGCTGTGGTGTTGCCTGAAAGTTTTGATGTCCCAGGCATTAATGACTCAAAAAAACTTTCTGAAAAAAAAAGAGAAGCTCTTTTTCCACTGATTCAGGCCCAGGCCATTGCTTTTGGCATCGGCATGGCCGACCATGAGGAAATTGACCGGATTAATATCCTGCAGGCATCACTACTCTCCATGAAACGTGCTGTTGACGCTTTGCAGCTTACACCCGATTATCTGCTCATTGACGGCAAATTTACTATAAACGCCACCATAGAGCAGCGTCCTGTGATTAAAGGGGACGCCTTGAGCGTATCCATTGCAGCAGCTTCAATTATGGCCAAGGTCACACGGGACCGAATCATGGCGGAGCTTGATGCAAAATACCCTCAATATGGCCTTAAACGCCATAAAGGCTATCCAACCAAAGCCCACAAAGAGGCAATCCTGACCCATGGCCCCTGCCCTGTGCATCGCAAAAGCTTTAAAGGTGTAAAGGATATATGAGCTTTAGGGGAAAACAGCTGGGCAAAAAGGGAGAACGATCCGCTCAAAAGTTTCTTGTGTCCCGGGGGTATAAAATATTGGAATCCAATTATTCAACCCCAAAGTTTGAAATCGATATCATTGCCAAAGACAATGACACCTTGTGCTTTATTGAAGTCAAAACCCGAACAGGTATAAAAAAAGGCCTGCCCCGGGAAGGTGTCACAACCGCCAAGCAAAAAAAAATCATCATGGGTGCCCAATACTATCTACACCTAAAAAAAATAACCGACACCCGGCTTCGATTTGATGTGGTGGAGATCTTGTACAAGGACGCTTCTCACACGGCTTGTGACATCACTATAATCCCAAATGCATTTCAAGGAAGTTAACAATGGTCGGCACGCTGTATATTGTGGCAACTCCTTTGGGCAACCTTGAGGACATGACATTTCGGGCGGTGCGCATGCTAAAGGAAGCAGACCTGATTGCAGCCGAAGACACCCGTCATTCAAAAAAACTGCTAAATCATTACGGCATCACAACCCCCTCAATTGCTTGCCATGAGCACAACGAAGCCGCAAAAGCCTGTGACCTGGTCCAGCGGCTTGAAAAGGGAACAACCATCGCTTTAATCAGCGATGCAGGCACGCCTTTAATTTCAGACCCCGGTTACCGCCTGGTGTCAATGGCCTCAGAAAAAGGTATCCCAATTGTGCCGATACCCGGATGCAACGCTGCGATTACCGGATTGAGCGCATCCGGCCTGCCCACCGACGCCTTTATTTTTCTGGGGTTTGCGCCTAAAAAACAAGGACGATTGGACAACTTTCTCAATGATGCCGCCCACCATAAAGCCACACTGATATTTTATGAATCCCCGCGGCGCGTTATCCGGTTGATATCTTCGGCCATAACGGTATTGGGGGACCGTCAGGCCTGTCTTGCCAGAGAATTGACAAAACAATATGAGGAGTTTATCCGAGGTCCTTTATCCGCTATTCTATCTACCCTTGAAAACCGAGAAACCGTCAAAGGCGAATGCGTTTTGTTTATTACAGGAGACGCCGAACAACCTGTGGCTTTGTCTGCAGAACAGATGGAATCCATGATCATGGATGGCCTCAATCAGAATATACGAACCGGTGAACTTGCAAAAGAAATAGCCGGATATGCAAACTTCCCAAAGTCCAAGGTTTACGACATGATTTTAGCCCTGAAAAAGCGCCTTTAAACATCTTTGACTCCTTTTTCCCCTACCTTAAAACATCCTAAGACCACACTTAGAAGCAACACATTCCTTAAAGATTGATAAACCCCTTGCCAAATCAGGGCCAAAAGCTTTATAAAGAAGCAAATATTAGGAAATTATGAAAATAATGTTAGGACTACAACTCTGATAAAATGGTCTGGCCTACTCCGGCCTATATACATCCAAATAGTCACAAAGGAAATAAAACTATCATGAGCATTGAAATATGCTATGTCATCGTAGGGATGTTGATCCTGTTTGCAATTTTTGATCTGATTGTCGGGGTAACCAATGACGCGGTTAATTTTTTAAACTCCTCAATTGGGTCGAAGGCAGCACCCTTTAAAATAATCATGCTCATTGCCAGTGTTGGTATTCTGACCGGCGTTACGTTTTCAGCAGGCATGATGGAAGTTGCCCGGAAAGGTATTTTTCATCCCGAACTTTTTACCATGCCCGAACTTTTGACCATCTTTCTGGCTGTCATGATCACGGATATCCTGCTTTTAGATCTTTTCAACACATATGGTTTGCCCACCTCTACAACCGTATCCATTGTATTTGAATTACTCGGATCCGCCGTGGCCCTATCTATGATAAAACTTGCCGCCCATACCGATTCAACTCTCGGTCTATTGGATTATATTAACTCGACCAAAGCCATTACAATCGTTTTTGGAATATTATTATCTATCCTCGTGGCATTTGCTTCAGGTGCAACGGTCCAGTTTATATCCAGGCTGATCTTCACATTTAATTATAAAAGACGGTTGAAGTATTACGGCGCGCTGTGGGGTGGTGTGGCCCTTACCGTCATCACCTTTTTTATCCTCATAAAAGGGGCCAAAGGCGCCACATTTATGGATCCGCATATGGTAACTTGGATAAAAAGCCATTCTCTTCTTCTCATGGGATGTATTTTCGTAACCTCTGCTGTTATCCTTCAGGTTCTCATCAGCCTATTTAAAATAAATATTCTTAAGCCCATTGTCCTTGTGGGGACATTTGCCCTGGCCATGGCATTTGCTGCCAATGATCTCGTCAATTTTATCGGAGTACCCCTGGCAGGCCTCAATGCCTTTAAAACAGCTCTGGCCTCATCTGACCCCATGAACATCACCATGGGGGCACTGGGGGGCAAAGTGCACACCCAGACCTTTATTATGCTCATTGCCGGTGCCATCATGGTGATCACTTTGTGGGTATCACGCAAGGCAAGGACAGTGACTGAAACGGAAATCAGCCTGGGGCAGCAAGATGAAGGTATGGAACGGTTTGAATCTGTCTGGTTGTCCAGGCGCATTGTAAACCTGTTCTACAGCCTGTTTACCGCAGTCAACGTCATATCACCACCCGTCATCGGCAGGGTTATAGCCCAGCGAATAAACCCGACCCCAGAAGACAACCATGTCGGAGGAAAAGAAAAACCTTCCTTTGATCTACTACGCGCCTCTGTGAATCTGATGGTGGCATCTGCCGTGGTCTCCCTGGCCACATCCCTGAAGCTGCCCTTGTCCACCACTTATGTAACGTTTATGGTTGCCATGGGCTCCTCCTTTTCCGACCAGGCCTGGGGCAGAGAAAGCGCCGTATACCGTGTCACCGGTGTTTTAACAGTGATCGGTGGTTGGTTCATGACCGCCTTCATTGCTTTTATAGCCTCTTTTATCGCAGGCAACATCATCTACTATTTTAAAATGCCAGGTGTGGTCGGTCTGATGGTTTTTGTATTTTTCATGATATACAGAAACAAAAAACGGCACGAAGGCAATGAAAAGACCAAAGAAGAGATCACCATTTACCATCTTGAAGAGGTTGAAGATTTCCAATCTTCTGTTTCCGCAACATTTGATCACCTCGCCCTTCATCTTCAAGGCATGAGACTATCTTTAGGAACTGCCTTTGATGCGCTGTTTCAAGAAGATTTGGACGCCTTAAGGGAACATCGTAGAAAGGTCAAGCAGTTCCAGGTGCGCAGCAACATAATCATTGCCAATATCTTTAAAGTATTACGACTCCTGCAACGTGGGGATCACAAGGGGTCGTTCAACTATTATCAGATAATTCGGCGCCTCCAGAAACTAAACGACGGGTATCGGGATACGGTGATCAGGTCCACCAGGCATGTGGCCAACCGGCATAAAGGGCTTTTACCCGCCCAGATTAAGGAGCTCACGGAGATTAAAACAGAATTTCTTTACATTCTTGAGCAGGTGGGAATCGCATTCAATAAAAAAGATATTGTGGACTGCCAGCACATTGCTGCACGATTCCACTATCTTAGGGACCTTGTGGATGAATACAACGCCAATCAGATTGCCAGAATCAGGGAAGAATCCTCAAAAACACGCCTGAGTATCATGTACTACGCCATTTCCGGCAATTGCGTCATGATGGCCAAACAAACAGTAAAACTGCTTGAAATATTTAACGAGGCGCTGCCTTCAAAAAACGGCACCAATTCCTGTAGAAACCTCCATTTAGACTGATCCTTTTTTCAGTGGATCAGGGAATGCGACACGCTACGCTATAAATCGAACTTGAACCGAATTAAGGCTTCGGTTTTTTTACCATCGGTACTAAACCCAATAGCCGCCCGTCCGCCTAAAAAATCATTCACAGGGCGACTTGAGATGTCACATTCCACTTCATGATCGACAAGATGAAGGGCGGAAGAAAAATCAATAATATTCAGGCGGGAATTAACTTCAAACACTGGGGATAAATTCGGATCCAGTTCGCCTGAAAAGGAGACGGACTTCAGCGATTCTTTTTCACCGTGTTCTGTATTGGGAATATTTTTTTCCGAAGCAGAGACTTTATGCTTAAGCGTTTTGCGGTATTCGAATCGAACGTTGCGAATCAAACGCTGTCGATACTGATTCAGATTTTTTCCGATCCGGGTATCTTTAAATAATTGAGCGGCACCGGACAGTGCAATTTTTTTGGCTGAAGAGTCTTGATGCAAGGCTTGTTGCTCCCTTATCGGAGGCGAAGAGTCAGGCTCAGTCAATGAAGCAGGAACAATGTCTGATCCGGTTACGTAGCCGGTCAGCGTGATTAGAAGAATCAAAGCCATCGCCAAAATTTTAATAGATTTGAAGGAGTTCATAAATCCTCCCTTTGCTTGGTCGGACGGCCTTTATGAATTTAATCCTAACCGACCATGTTTAAAATTTCCATTGGTCCTCGCATGACTGATTCAAGATTAGGCTCCTAAGATCTTGGGAAAGAAGAGATCATAAACAAACGTACAATATATTCTTATTATATAGTTTTAAGGTTAAAATTCAAGGGCATTGAAAAGAGATAAACGCAAAAGCGGCCCCTTTCCTATAACAAGGAAAGGGGCCGCTTTAATTTACATCACAAAGCAGATGTCAATTAAGGAAAATAAAATCCTTCACTTACATCTTGGTGCCTTCTGCATGGCTCTGCAGTTTTACTTCAACCTTTTCGGTCAGGCTTGCATAGTATTCTCTGAGGATAACCAGAACTTCTTCACGGCCAAAGTGATCAACAACAGGTTCGTTGTTGGACAGGGCGTGGCGCAGTTTGGTACCGGAGAGGATGACGCGGTCGTCTTTGCCATGGGGGCAGGTTCTCATGGAAGCCATGCCGTCGCATTTGTAGCAGTAGAAAGTCCAGTCAATTTTCAGGGGTTCGCACAGCAGACGTTTTCCGTCGTCTTCGGGCATGGGGATGGTATCAAAAATTTCCTGTGCTTCAAACAGTGTGTAGAAGTCACCAACGCCTGCATGGTCACGTCCGATGATCATTCTGTTAACACCGTAGTTCTGACGGAAGGTAGCATGCAACAGGCCTTCACGGGGACCTGCATATCTCATGTCCAGGGGATATCCGCCGTTGATAACGTGCTCAGGCACAAAGTAACCCTTGATCAGGGTGTCGATGCATTTGATACGTACGTCTGCAGGAATGTCGCCGGGTTTCAGGTTACCAATCAAAGAGTGGATCAGAACGCCGTCACATACGTCAAGGGCGATCTTGCACAGATGCTCATGGGATCTGTGCATGGGGTTTCTCAGCTGCATAGAAGCAACGTTTGCCCAGCCTTTTTCATCCATGATGGCACGGGTTTCTTTGGGGGTAAGATAAACACCTTTGAATTTTTCGGGGAATTCGCCTTCGGAGAGGACTTTTACAGGACCTGCCAGGCAGAATTCTTTTCTGGCCATAACCATCTGAACGCCGGGATGATCTTCCATGGCGATTTTCCAGAATACGGCATCTTCAGACTCTTCGCCATGACCTTTATATACTTTTTCACATTCCCATTTTTTCTCGTCTTCGGACATTTCGAATTTTTCTTCGATCTTCATGGTGGCATAGATTTCACCGTCTTTTTCCAGGGTGATTTCATCGCCAACATTGATGTCTGCAGCATCAGCAGCAGCAGCGTCGAGCATAACGGGAACCGGCCAGAAAGTACCGTCAGCCAGCAGGAAGTCTTCGCAAACGCCTTTCCAGTCAGCTTTGGTCATGAAGCCGTTCAGCGGAGAGAAACCGCCGATACCCAGCATGATCAAGTCGCCTTTAACCTGGGAAGAAATTTCAATTTTTTTCAGACCTTCAGCTTTTTTCAGTTCAGCTTCCAGTTCTGCGCCTTCGAGCTTGCAGCATACAAGACCTTTTCCGCCATGGGGTGCAACTAATTTAGACATATACCTCAGTCTCCTTATCTATGGTTAACTTCCATTATGGGTGTCAAATGCCTTGACCCGGCACCTGACTTCAATTTTATTTAAAAATCTCGTAAGATTTAATGATGATTCGCTGATTTGTCAAGAATTATATTTGCTTAACTTTAACAGTTCTCCCACCTCATCCATGGATACTGCATGGGCGTGGGCTTGGAGCCCAGGCTGTTTAAATGCAATGAACCAGGTTCCGGCCGATTCAGCCGCTTTTTGGTCGTATATGGAATCCCCGATGAACACAATCTGCCGGGGCAGCAGTGCAAAGGCGCCCATAATTTTTTCAAGCTGATCAGGGAAGGGTTTGGGATTGGCCACATCAGATGCGGTAACAACAATATCAAATGCCTTTTTCAGCTTATGTTCTATAAGCACCTTTCCCATTGTATTTGTTCGATTCGTAGCCACGCCACGCACAAGCCCTGCTTGCTTCAAGCTATCAAGCAACTCTAACAGGCCCGGTTCCATCAGCATAAAAGGAATCACGGATGCATAGCCGATGCTTTTAATCATCTCGTAGACAGGCCGGTGGTCATCCATTTCAGGAAAAAGATATTCAACGGCAGTGGTTACCGTCATCATATGAATGTTTTGAAACTGCTCATCGTCAAGGGGCTGTTTGTTAAAACGTTTCAGGATTTCATTATAAAATTTCCGATTGGCCTGGGCCGTATCAAACATGACACCGTCGCAGTCAAACACAACAGCCTTAATTCCTGATGTATCCATTCTGTTTAGAATCCTTGGGGCTATTAATTTACTTGTATGCCAAAATTACTTTTGCGTGTTTTCTTCAAAAACGGCATAGACCCTAATTTTCAAGCGAGGTTTATTGGGATCGTCTGTTGTCAATGTAATAAGATCATAAGTATTGGTAGAACGGTCGGAAAAACACGACACCCTAACCTGCCAGTTCTTTTGACCCTGGCCGGGCTTGATCAGCTCAGCCTTGATCTGCTTATTTAATTGAAGCTTCATGTCAAGGATATTTAACTTATCCCCTTGCATCGGCTCAATTGTAACCACATCACTTAAAGTCTGACCGGGTGCTCCGCTCAGGTTCACAGTGCGGGGGCTGATCTTGACACGCTCTTTAACTTTGCCTGAAATTTTTAAATAAAATTTTTTATTTTGAGGATCATCGGTTTTAACCAAAATTTTTTTAACCAACTCACGTCCGCCATACCCTGTGGTTTTAACACCAATGGTGACTTTACCTTCC from uncultured Desulfobacter sp. includes these protein-coding regions:
- a CDS encoding RNA methyltransferase, translated to MSAPIYLALIHYPVVNKNGQITGSALTNMDLHDIARAGRTFGVKAYYVVTPYEDQQNLAVQIMDHWTHGHGGRVNPARKSALERVRVAKTFEAACNDIEIEQGAGVVKVATSASSRCATRSCRQLGQELMMNNVPHVLVLGTAWGLAPEVMDQCDHILEPIRGSGSYNHLSVRSAASIYLDRLINVDRLING
- the rplS gene encoding 50S ribosomal protein L19, translated to MTANLIQKIEREQMRLDIPDFDSGDTIKVHVKIREGEKERIQVFQGVVIKKTKGLSSARFTVRKISGGVGVERIFPLYSPAIDKIEVVTRGRVRRSKLYYLRNLRGKAARIKEKRFA
- a CDS encoding ribonuclease HII, yielding MLFYEKQAMLDGYKVIAGVDEAGRGPLAGPVVSAAVVLPESFDVPGINDSKKLSEKKREALFPLIQAQAIAFGIGMADHEEIDRINILQASLLSMKRAVDALQLTPDYLLIDGKFTINATIEQRPVIKGDALSVSIAAASIMAKVTRDRIMAELDAKYPQYGLKRHKGYPTKAHKEAILTHGPCPVHRKSFKGVKDI
- a CDS encoding YraN family protein, yielding MSFRGKQLGKKGERSAQKFLVSRGYKILESNYSTPKFEIDIIAKDNDTLCFIEVKTRTGIKKGLPREGVTTAKQKKIIMGAQYYLHLKKITDTRLRFDVVEILYKDASHTACDITIIPNAFQGS
- the rsmI gene encoding 16S rRNA (cytidine(1402)-2'-O)-methyltransferase; translation: MVGTLYIVATPLGNLEDMTFRAVRMLKEADLIAAEDTRHSKKLLNHYGITTPSIACHEHNEAAKACDLVQRLEKGTTIALISDAGTPLISDPGYRLVSMASEKGIPIVPIPGCNAAITGLSASGLPTDAFIFLGFAPKKQGRLDNFLNDAAHHKATLIFYESPRRVIRLISSAITVLGDRQACLARELTKQYEEFIRGPLSAILSTLENRETVKGECVLFITGDAEQPVALSAEQMESMIMDGLNQNIRTGELAKEIAGYANFPKSKVYDMILALKKRL
- a CDS encoding inorganic phosphate transporter encodes the protein MSIEICYVIVGMLILFAIFDLIVGVTNDAVNFLNSSIGSKAAPFKIIMLIASVGILTGVTFSAGMMEVARKGIFHPELFTMPELLTIFLAVMITDILLLDLFNTYGLPTSTTVSIVFELLGSAVALSMIKLAAHTDSTLGLLDYINSTKAITIVFGILLSILVAFASGATVQFISRLIFTFNYKRRLKYYGALWGGVALTVITFFILIKGAKGATFMDPHMVTWIKSHSLLLMGCIFVTSAVILQVLISLFKINILKPIVLVGTFALAMAFAANDLVNFIGVPLAGLNAFKTALASSDPMNITMGALGGKVHTQTFIMLIAGAIMVITLWVSRKARTVTETEISLGQQDEGMERFESVWLSRRIVNLFYSLFTAVNVISPPVIGRVIAQRINPTPEDNHVGGKEKPSFDLLRASVNLMVASAVVSLATSLKLPLSTTYVTFMVAMGSSFSDQAWGRESAVYRVTGVLTVIGGWFMTAFIAFIASFIAGNIIYYFKMPGVVGLMVFVFFMIYRNKKRHEGNEKTKEEITIYHLEEVEDFQSSVSATFDHLALHLQGMRLSLGTAFDALFQEDLDALREHRRKVKQFQVRSNIIIANIFKVLRLLQRGDHKGSFNYYQIIRRLQKLNDGYRDTVIRSTRHVANRHKGLLPAQIKELTEIKTEFLYILEQVGIAFNKKDIVDCQHIAARFHYLRDLVDEYNANQIARIREESSKTRLSIMYYAISGNCVMMAKQTVKLLEIFNEALPSKNGTNSCRNLHLD
- the sat gene encoding sulfate adenylyltransferase, producing the protein MSKLVAPHGGKGLVCCKLEGAELEAELKKAEGLKKIEISSQVKGDLIMLGIGGFSPLNGFMTKADWKGVCEDFLLADGTFWPVPVMLDAAAADAADINVGDEITLEKDGEIYATMKIEEKFEMSEDEKKWECEKVYKGHGEESEDAVFWKIAMEDHPGVQMVMARKEFCLAGPVKVLSEGEFPEKFKGVYLTPKETRAIMDEKGWANVASMQLRNPMHRSHEHLCKIALDVCDGVLIHSLIGNLKPGDIPADVRIKCIDTLIKGYFVPEHVINGGYPLDMRYAGPREGLLHATFRQNYGVNRMIIGRDHAGVGDFYTLFEAQEIFDTIPMPEDDGKRLLCEPLKIDWTFYCYKCDGMASMRTCPHGKDDRVILSGTKLRHALSNNEPVVDHFGREEVLVILREYYASLTEKVEVKLQSHAEGTKM
- a CDS encoding HAD-IA family hydrolase — translated: MDTSGIKAVVFDCDGVMFDTAQANRKFYNEILKRFNKQPLDDEQFQNIHMMTVTTAVEYLFPEMDDHRPVYEMIKSIGYASVIPFMLMEPGLLELLDSLKQAGLVRGVATNRTNTMGKVLIEHKLKKAFDIVVTASDVANPKPFPDQLEKIMGAFALLPRQIVFIGDSIYDQKAAESAGTWFIAFKQPGLQAHAHAVSMDEVGELLKLSKYNS
- a CDS encoding DUF1573 domain-containing protein, with the protein product MKYINLIIMSAFLFIFTGSGYVLAGPKAVPVASVFEFEPLLEGAHVTHDFIIQNQGDAPLNIIGVRPPUGCDKKAYDRQIPPGGEGKVTIGVKTTGYGGRELVKKILVKTDDPQNKKFYLKISGKVKERVKISPRTVNLSGAPGQTLSDVVTIEPMQGDKLNILDMKLQLNKQIKAELIKPGQGQKNWQVRVSCFSDRSTNTYDLITLTTDDPNKPRLKIRVYAVFEENTQK